The stretch of DNA GTAATGGTTACAGTGGCTATTGCGAAATCCACCTCATGTCTAGCCACCATTCCAACGATTCCAGTGACTGTACCGTCTGGCTGGACGTTTCCCCAAGTGTCGTCTGGCGAGACGAAAACGCTGTACCTGCAGAGGAAGGATTGGCTGGGTGGCATGAGGTCAGATTATGAGGAAAAATTAGTCGAATCAAtcaaaagcaattatatatattaaaccaaTGAGAGGCTATAAAACTAATTAAATCAATTAAAGTAATCAAAGGCCATAAAATCAATCAAACTTATAAAAGACCATAACATAGATTAATCAAACAAAAGACTATAAGGCCAATTAAACTAATCAGAGGCCATAACACCAATTAAACAAATCAAAGGCCATAAAATAGATTAAATCAACCAGAGACCGTACGATCAAATAAACCAATCAGTGGCCATAAGATTAATTAAACCATTCATAGACTATAACACCAGTTAAACCAATCAGACACTCTATGATCAATTAACCAATCTGAAGCCATAAGACCAGTTAAACCAACCAGAGACTATAAGATCGATTAACCAATCAGAAGCCATAAGACTAATTAAACCAACCAGAGACAATAAGATCAATTAACCAATCAGAAGACTAATTAAACCAACCAGACTTATAAGATCAATTAACCAATCAGAAGCCCCAAGACCAGCTAAACCAACCAGAGGCTATAAGATCAATTAAtcaatctgaagccctaagattgaTTAAACCAACCAGAGACAATAAGATCAATTAACCAATCAGAAGACTAATTAAACCAACCAGACTTATAAGATCAATTAACCAATCAGAAGCCCCAAGACCAGCTAAACCAACCAGAGGCTATAAGATCAATTAAtcaatctgaagccctaagattgaTTAAACCAACCAGAGACAATAAGATCAATTAACCAATCAGAAGACTAATTAAACCAACCAGACTTATAAGATCAATTAACCAATCAGAAGCCCCAAGACCAGCTAAACCAACCAGAGGCTATAAGATCAATTAAtcaatctgaagccctaagattgaTTAAACCAACCAGAGACAATAAGATCAATTAACCAATCAGAAGACTAATTAAACCAACCAGACTTATAAGATCAATTAACCAATCAGAAGCCCCAAGACCAGCTAAACCAACCAGAGGCTATAAGATCAATTAAtcaatctgaagccctaagattgaTTAAATCAACCAGAGACTATAAGATCAATTAACCAATCAGAAGACTAATTAAACCAACCAGAGGCTATAAGATCAATTAACCAATCAGAAGCCCCAAGACCAGCTAAACCAACCAGAGGCTATAAGATCAATTAATCAATCTGAAGCCATAAGACTAATTAAATCAACCAGAGACTATAAGATAATGAACCAATCAGAGGTCACAGTACTAATTAAACTAACCAGAGACTATAAGATCAATTAACCAATCAGAAACCATAAGAACAATTAAACCAACCAGAGACTATAAGATTAATTAACCAATCAGAAGTCATAAGACCAATTAAACCAATCAGAGGCCATAACTAGAATTTTAAGTTTAGTTGACAAAGGTTATTAGTTTTACGTCCACGCTCTTAGCATTCctcaagagagcttagttcaccaaactttcaactgggctccacaaggcacaagaagagttggaagaccccagatctacatggctgaggactatgaagcgtgaagaaggagatgataaatggagaagtattgaattgaaagttcaaaatatagacgaatggcgaaatctgaccgaggccctttgtgtcaataggcgtataaggagacgatgatgacaatgatgatgattaattaaaatggaaaattaattaagGATAATTAAGGTTTATGGAGAAGTACTGAGGATTATTTTTAGAGGGACTCTTCTATTATCCTTATGTTATCTACGATTCCTGTTCGACTTCCGTATAAGCTATCTATAAATTAAGGTTTTGAAGATTATCCAGTGAATGATTTGTACCAGGTTCAAAGTCCCTAGATCTCATGCTTTTATATGTTCAGACATATTGCTTACTGGGCTAGTAGAAATCTGGTAGAATATTGTGACTGACTTTTGACTCAATATAGAATAAGTGTTAGTAAAGCATATTCTTCTTCTTAAACAGTTACATAGGAAATGACTGaagtgatgttattattattattattattattattattattattattattattactattattattaatattattattattattattattattattattattattattattatcatccttataataataataataataataataataataataataataataataataataataataattattattattattattattattattactattattaaataagCTAAAACCTTACtcaaaaaaccaggatgctattaacccaagggctccaacaacgaaaaataacccagtgaggaaaggaaataagaaaataaataaactacataagaagtaatgaacaattaaaatgaaatattttaagaacagtaacaatattaaattagatctttcatatataaactatagatataaaaaaaacatggcTACAGACTACTCACGTGAAATTTAGGTAAGATCCCAAGTTCCTCAGAAGGACGGTCTCGAACCCAGCCACGAGTTGGACACTCCCGTCGGCGTTAGTCTCGCCAATGGTAATAACTGGCCATACGCCCTTGCTCGCCACTTTCATCTTACGTCCGCTGAGGCTGTAATGTTGAGGCAGGGTAGAGGGATTCCATAAGCGTCCTATATGTTGCCTATGTATTTTGCCTCTCTTACGAAATCTGtgcgaaaagaaaatttaaaaaatatagatCAATTAATATTCTtccattaataataaaagtaactctCCAGTAGTACAATAAATTGTGTCTATAAATTTATGGAATgtttcatcatcatcctcttttcctacacctattattattattattattattattattattattattattattattattattattattattattattattattattacttgctaaactacaaccctagttggaaaagcaggatgctataagctcgagggctccaacaggggaaatagcccagtgaggaaaggaaataagtaaactacaagagaaataattaacaattagaataaaataatttaagaacagtaaagggcctcggttagatttcgctagtcgttctatatcttgagcttttgattcaatacttctccattcatcatctcctactgcacacttcatagtcctcagccttgtaggcctgggtcttccatctattctagtgccttgtggagctcagctgaacgtttggtgagttaatctctcttggggagtgcaaagagcatgctatGGAATATTTACTTATTGATATtgcatttacttatattttttattgtaattagctCATTGCCATAACAATTCTTTCACCATTCACTGCATGAAGCCAAAGGTGTCTGCTTGACCATAAAACATGGAAAAGTCCAATAGGATTTTTCGTATCAAAGCGAGTATTTCTGTATACTTAAGATTTATCTGTGTATTGTTATTACACTTACGTGTAGTTTCTGCTTTAATTAActaattttgataaaatatctcTCATTACTCACTACCTTACGTCAAAGACATCTCCCTGACTTTAAAAAAATATGGAGAAGTCCAATAGAATATTTTTGTATTAAAGTGAGTATTTCTGTATACTTAAGTTTCAACTATGTGTTGATCTTACACTTGCGTGTAGTTCCTTCTGTAAATAAGTCATTTTGATAGAATATCTCTCCTTACTCACTGCTGTACTCCAAAGACATCTCCCTGAGTGTAAAACATATGGAAAAGTCCAATGGGATTTTTTTGTATTAAAGCGAGTATTTCTGTATACTCAAGGTTTAACTGTGTATTTCTATTACACTTACTTGTAGCTCTGGGCTGTAATTAACTAGTTTTGATAAAATATCTCTCATTGCTCACTGCCTTACGCCAAAGACATCTCCCTGAGTgtaaaaaattatagaaaagtcCAATAGAATTATTTTGTATCAAAGTGAGTATTTCTGTATATTTAAGGTTTATCTGTGTATCTTTATTACACATACGTGTAGGTCCCTCTATAATTAACTCATTTTGATAAACTATCTCTCATTACTCACTGCCTTACGCCAAAGACTTCTCCCTGAGTGTAAAACATAAGGAAAAGTCCAACTAGAATGTTTTGTATTAAAGTGAGTATTTCTGTATACTTAAGGCTTAATTGTGTATTTCTATTACACTTATGTGTAGTTCCTGTTGTAATTAACTAGTTTTGATAAACTATCTCTCATTACTCACCGCATTACGCCAAAGACATCTCCCGGagtgtaaaaaaaatatagaaaagtccaataaattatttttgtattaaaaCGAGTATTTCTGTATACTTAAGGTTTAACTGTGTATTTCTATTACACTTACTTGTAGTTCCTGCTGCAATTAACTCATTTTGATAAGATATCTCTCATTACTCACCGAATTACGCCAAAGCCATCCGCTTGAGCGATATAAACATGGAAAAATCCACTCGAATCTTTCGTGAGAATCTGGACGCGAGTTCCCTCAAGGATCAGAGTCTCAAGCGTTAACAAGGTGTCTTCAGCCTTATCTTCATCATCCATTATTACCAACCAGCTGAAGAAGGAGGAACGTTTGGTTCTGTTCTCCCTTATCTGTAGCGAAATGGAAAATAGTTACTTATATCATGCAATACAAACAGATatttatagatacatttatattgtTTTATACCTTAACATTTCTCGTTTTGAAGTATGGGGCGAATGGATTGTTTAGCAGTATGGTTTTTTAGATAATACTAAAGGTgaggtttgtttatatatatatatatatatatatatatatatatatatataatatatatatatatatatatatatatatatatatatatatatatatatatatatatatatatatatatatatatatatatattaatatatgtaaatatatgtatatatatacatatatatgtatatatttatatatatatatatatatatatgtatatatttatatatatatatatatatatatatatatatatatctatatatatatatatatatatatatatatatatatatatatatatatatatataaatatgtgtgtgtgttccaaaGTGTTATAAAATTGCTGTTACAAATTCGTCCATATCACACCTAAAGAAGTAATTAGCCAGTATTACTCTGTCTCCACTCACAATTTTGAATAGGCGAACCACTTGTGCAGGTGAGCACACTAATACCAGAAGTGTTGCAGGTGTGGCAGATTCCAGAGCCAGCTTCAGGTCTCCGGCCGTAGCTCCATCGCACTGCGGAGCCACTAGCCCGTCGGAAACCGGAGTCACTCGCCCGTCGGAAACCGGAGACACTAGCCAGTCGGAAACGGACGACGAAGGATTCAGTATTCCATTAATCGTCTCTGCTTGGGAAAATGCGGAATaaatattattctaaatagattcaATTCCTTTACGGTCTACCATAATAGATTAGTCAAGTTAAAAGAGATATATTGCTTTTTCAAAATTCCAAAAATTCATTGAAAACCACTAACTATAGGAAAAATAGTTTTTTTGGGTCATTATTTCGGATATATTTTTTTAGAACTATAATTGATTTTGCTCTTCTAGGAGGTCGTATAACTAGACTAGTGCACAAATTTATGTCTTAAGTGTATGATACCATCAATGCAAcgaaatctttaaaaataaatcaGCTTATTCagaaaaatcatatatacattattCTATTTAAAATCTATGCTTAAAAAAATGCGAAATAAATATTATTCTAAATGGATTCACTTTCGTTACTATCTGCCATAATCAATTAGGTaagttaaaatatttatattgagtTTTCAAATTTCCAAGATTTCTTCATGCCTTGAGAATTAGTTGATTTTTCAAATTTCCAAGATTTCTTCATGCCTTCAGAATTAGTCGTTTTTTTCAAATTTCCAAGATTTGCCTTGAGAATTAGTTGAATTTACAAATTTCCAAGATTTCTTCATGCCTTGAGAATTAGTGATCTGAATAAGGACTAATTAGCTGCTTTTTATAATCTAGTTGTACAATCTTTAAGAATTTTTCATGAAGGATATTCTGTTTATATGATATCATAAATGATAACTTTCCTCACCTTTATAATCTTGATCATCCACAAGATGCAGAAACTGACGACTGCTGGCGCCAGTCGTCAACAAATTTGTGAACAAGACGCCAGTGGACACATTCCTGAGTGAAAACAAATTCTACCGTCAATAGATATCCTTAATCAACAAGGACATTTTGTTATTTTCACTGAAAAAAATCCTTTAatgttatatttattcatttgattcAACTTTTCGTGTTATATCTACTCAATGAGCTCAACCTTTTGTGTTATTTTTATCAATTGATTTCAACATTTTGTTAATTTTACTCACTGATTTcaatattttgtgttattttcaCTAATTGAATTTTAACATCTTGTTAATTTTACTCAGTATTTccaatattttttgttattattactaatttaatCTAACATTTTGTATTTGTTCTCAATGAATTcaacattttatgttatttttaattaaTGAATTCAACATTTTGTGTTATATCTACTCAATGAATTCAACATTTTGTTATGTTTCTCAATTGATTCAACATCTTATGTTATATCTACTCAGTGAATTCAACATTTTGTGTTATATTTACTTAAGGAAATCAATAATTTTAGTTATTCTTATTGAATCAAACATTTTGCTATTTTTACTTGAGAAATTCAACATTTTGTGTTATCTTTAATCAATGAATTCAACTTTTTGTGTTATATTTCATCAATGAAGTCAACATTTTGTGTTATTTCTAATCAATGAATTCAGCATTTTGTGTTATATCTACTCAATGAATTCAACATTTTGTGTTATATTTACTAAATGAATTCAACATTTTGTGCGATATTTACTCAATGAATTcaacattttgttatttttactcaATTGATTCAACATTTTATGTTATATCTACTTAATGAATTCAACATTTTGTGTTATATTTACTCAAGGAAATCAACCATTTTAGTTATTCTTATTGAATCaaacatttttctatttttaattgagAAATTCAAAATGTTGTGTTATTTTTATCAATGAATCCAACTTTTTGTGTTATATTCCATCAATGAATTCAACATTTTGTGTTATTTCTAATCAATGAATTCAACATTTTGTGTTATTTCTAATCCATGAATTCAGCATTTTGTGTTATTTCTAATCAATGAATTCAACATTTTGTGTTATTTCTACTCAATGAATTCTGAAACAAAATTAAATCTAGATATCAAACAGTAAGTTCAAGAAATTAGGTGTCCACAAACCTTGTATTACCAATAGGGTAATGAACATCCTTACTTGCGAGAAGTGCCTCAGTATTCATATTATGAAGCCTGAAAATGCTGACTACAGAAGCCAGGTCTGAAATTGAATGAAATAATGGAAATTGATATGTTATTACACGCTGAAAAAACATGACTTAAGTTTAACAACTGTGATAAGTATAgaatataaaaagggatataaaacaGATTTCATAAGCTGAAGAacttcaagattctctctctctctctctctctctctctctctctttctctggaaAAATGTAAATATGGCGCAGGTTTCAAAAGCTGAAGAGCTCCAAGATcaacacaatttctctctctctctctctctctctctctctctctctctctctctctctctctctctctctctctctctctctctaaaaggagtAAAGGCACATATCTCAAAATCTAAACATTTTCAAGATTAAcataatatctttctctctctctctctctctctctctctctctctctctctctctctctctctctctctctctgacatacttCTAGCTTAGAGAAAATTCTGGATCTCAGCACTTACGTATAAGGTAATTTCTCAGACGCATATTAGTCCTCGTTTACAAAAcctgaaaataaacagaaaataatgcaaaagaaaaattaacttgaattttttttttataatattattatcattaaaattcaaaTATAATCATTCTATTCTCTTTCTGTGAGAATTTTGCTGGAAACTTCAATTGACATGTTAGTTAACCACGTAGTTCCAGGTATGGTTGTTAACGAGAATAGTGAAATACATTAGAAAATGTGAATTATGTGAATTATGAACATATTCACTTGAATAGATTTCCCTTAAAATGTAAAGGTTTATAAAGACTTTATGGAAATATTTGATTGATTTATCCCTAGTACTGTTATCATAACTACCCTTAGAATTACTAGTTAGTACGCCCCCCTTGTAGGAAAGTAAAAATTCTGCAAGCTTTAGGGCCCAAAGTGGAGAGCAGTTCAgatcgttcgtttgttcgttcaaGATTGACCTCAGCCTTATAATAAGGGGTCCATGGGCCCTTGCGTTGGCCGCCCATAAATAAGATATTACGTTAAAGTCAGGGATTATACAAGAAATAGAtggtaagaaaaacaaaataaatagaacgAACAGTATCGAATCAGGTGCTCCTAAATAGATCAACAAAGGAACCTGTCAAGAGGTAGGCAGTTCAGAGCAGGTTTAGTGCCTAAATCTCAAAGCAGTTCAGGtaaataacaaatatttaaaaagaaataaataataaaaaaaagataaacaattgCAACAGGTAGACTCTGAAAAGCGAATCTTACCAACGAGAGTTCTGTCCTTAAAAAAAACTACAGTAAGATATaaggaaatatctttggaaaaTAATTTGTACAAGTTAGGGAAAATTTAGATATTTGTATCAGAGGGCAAACTTAGATTAAATTTCATTTGGCTTTGCCAAACTAAAATTGACTTGGCACTAATTAATAACGGCTTCGTCAACTCTCATGAGGAAAAGAATCAGAAAACAAGATGATTAATTAGATTCACtctagataaatgaaaaagaaagtaaGATACGAGTAAAAACACATCTCCCTAGCTTTTGGCATTAATGAATAACGGTTTTGTCAACTTTCATAAGGAAAAAACTCGGAAAAAAGGATGATAATTGATTAACTTCACTCTAAATAGATGAAATGGAAAGTAAGATAAGAGAAAAAAGATCCTCTCACTAACTGTTGGCACTCAACTCTCAGAAgaaaaccaaaataagaaaaataaagataactaAATACTTTCACTCTAGACAGATGAAAAAGAGATTAAGATAAAGAAAGTAAAAGAAGCACATCTCCCTTTTTCACCTAACTGGAGAATTGTCCCTTCACTCTGCAACAAGGAAAAATCTGTGGatagataaaaaagaaagtaaGATAAGAGAAAAGCACATCCTTTTTTCACCTGACAGGACAATTGTCTTTTCACTCTGCAACAAGGAAAAATCTGTGGATAGATGGAAAAGAAAGTAAGATAAGAAGAAAAACACATCCTTTTTCACCTAATTGGACAATTGTCTCTTCACCCTGTAAGAAGGAAAAACTGTAGATAgatgaaaaagaaagataagagaAAAATACATCCTTTTTCACCTGACTGGACAATTGTCTTTTCACTCTGCAAGATGAAAAATCTTTAGATAGATGAAAAAGAAAGCAAGGATAAGAAAAAGCATATCTTTTTTTCACCTGACTGGAAAACGGTCTCTTCACTCTGTAAGAAAAAAGGCTCTAGATATATGAAagagaaatataagagaaaaacACATCCTTTTTTCACCTGACTGAGGAATTGTCTCTTCACTCTGTAAGAAAAGAAAGCTGAAGAGGAACGGAGAGAAGAAAGCACCTCTTCCCTCCAACTCTGATAGCAGAATGAAGTGGCTTCTAGCAATTTGGGGGTATGAACCACACCACGCCGGCCAAGTAatcattcattccagaattcatgaGGTAACTCTTGATTGGCCCACTCATACGCAGCAACGAATGACCTTTTCTATCTCATCTGAGTGATATTTAGTAGATAAAATCAAGCTGTAAAGTTTTAACTCATCTGAAAGAAATGCAAATCTACTTTGTAAAATCAAGCTTAGACATTTTTAGATAGAGGATATAGATTAAGTCAAGTTGTTTGTATAAAAATCTCAAACTATCGTTTACTGTCTGACGATTTTCCAAAATAGTAATGTAGTAAGTATAGACCTCTTacataataattaaaatacaaatttttttgtGTTTAAATGATAAACACAATAAacacaatttataaaaaaattaaaataatattgagcATTCAAAGGGAcgatctcccttcctcttcagaaaacaaatgtttcCTGAAAAgatcctaagtgtaccctcaagcaagagtactctaccaGTTTTGAATGATTATGACCCATTTCTTGAATTCATTATATAATCTGTACATTTATATCTCTTCACTTCTTATCTATTTGGCTTTTGACTTTCTTTCAACCGACCCAGTCTATGTTTCAGTAATTACTACTcaaaacacacattttatatatatgtatatatatatatatatatatatgtatgtatgtatgtatatatatatacatatatatatatatatatatgatatatatattatatatatatatatatatatatatatatatgtatatatatatatatagtatatatatatatatatatatatatatatatataatatatatatatatatatatatatgtatatatattatatatatacatatatatatatatatatatatatatatatatatatatatatatatatatgtatacatattatatatatacatatatatatatatatatatatatatatatatctacaactaACACTTCCAACTATTCTCTTCGAAGGCTATGTCGTTTATGACGTCACATTCATATCGCGCAGCAGAAGAACGAaaggaattattcacaacatgACTGACGTCTGGATTCCCGAAACCTTCCCAGACACCAAATACAATTTTCCCAGTCTCTGGATGACTGACACTAGTGATGTCAGGACTCCACTGGTGTGCATTCGGTGACAGACGGTGTTTCTAAAGTTTACCAAGATTTGATAAACAATGCATTTCGTGTGTCCTATGCTGAGAGATTTCTTGGAGATTGAACGACGTGTAAAGCGGGCGGTCTTGAAGACTCTTGTTTAACTAGCTGATATACAGATTGAAGTTATATCAAACCGTCTAATCCAAGCCAGAATGACAAGGAAAAGGTTGTCGATgatgaaaaagaaagataagagaAAAACACATCCTTTTTCATCTGAATGGACAATTGTCTCTTCactctgtaaaaagaaaaagcTTTAGACAGATGAAAAAGAAAGTAAGATAAGAAAAAGCACATGTATGGAGAAGGATAAATGAAACAAAAGATAATTCACGTCTTGAAAAGAAATTAGAATATGGTAAAAGAATGAATTATAATTAAAGTACTAAGCGAGTTCCAACTACAGTAGATGACAACAGATGGATATAACGAGTGGTTACTTTTTAAGTAAAGTATAAGAATAGTATGATATAGCTATTATATTTTTCACTAGGTGTGAgatgatgaaattaatattataagaTTTATGAAAAGTATTCATTGTAAACTTATTGCTGTATGAAAAAAGCCTTATATAGAAACGATGCTCTTAGATAGAGACTctctccagttattattattattattattattattattattattattattattattattattattattattattattattaagtagaagGTTTCactacaagttctctctctctctctctctctctctctctctctctctctctctctctctctctctctctctctctctctctctcttattattattattattattattattattattattattattattattaagtagaagGTTTCactacaagttctctctctctctctctctctctctctctcctctctctctctctctctctctctctctctctctctctcattattattattattattattattattattaagtagaagGTTTCactacaagttctctctctctctctctctctctctctctctctctctctctctctctctctctctctctctcagagagcacCAGAATGACTTAAATATTATTTAGATTTTCGTCTGTATAGTAAAGTTATGAAATATTCCAATCATAAACCCTTATACTGATGTGTGATAAGATAGGAAGTTTAAGAAAAACCAAAACTCAAGTCAAAAGTCACTCATAAATTATAAGTTTTTTCTCAAATCCAATAGCATTAAAAAGGTTGATTTTGTAGTACCCTACGCTTACATATATTACAAAGCAATTGCTAAAACAAACATATAATTCTAAAGTCGTCCTGCTATAATAGTGCTATTAACAGCACCAGTAAAGTCATTCCTTTCTGGGAGATTATTTATtgccatatttataaaaaaaaaaggtcttctaTAAGGTACATTGTAAACCACACTATAAATCTTGATACGtctctcctttttctttccaactacaaatcatcatcatcataatcataatcatcgtcatcatttcctccaacgcctattgactcaaagggcctcagttagattccgccagtcgtctctatcttgagcttttaaatcaatgcttcttcattcactacctacgcttcatagtcctcagctatgtagtcctgggtcttccaactctcatagtgccttgtggagcccagttgaaagtttggtgaactaatctcccttgtggtgtgcaaagagcatgcccaaaacatcatctacccttcaccatggtCTCATCTACATAGAGAGGTccgtattattttctttaaattttgtttAATATTCTCTATTCTTGTAATTTTGTACCATTTTAAGTTCATTTTTATGTGTATCCTAGTCAGGgagaaaattttcaatgaaacaTCTCATATAACAAAATCCATTTTCTAATTCATTCTTCTTCTTAGATATCAAAATATAAGCATTaagttttacatgaaaaaaaaacttagaaaaaataaaacaaatttaaatgcTTGATTCTCTTTATTAAGAAAATGTTCAACAGCAATCAGTTATGAATTTGCTCCTTCCCCATAAAAACATATGAGGAATCGATTCTGTTTTTATA from Palaemon carinicauda isolate YSFRI2023 chromosome 5, ASM3689809v2, whole genome shotgun sequence encodes:
- the LOC137641288 gene encoding glutamate receptor ionotropic, delta-2-like, producing MRLRNYLIHLASVVSIFRLHNMNTEALLAKTINGILNPSSSVSDWLVSPVSDGRVTPVSDGLVAPQCDGATAGDLKLALESATPATLLVLVCSPAQVVRLFKIIRENRTKRSSFFSWLVIMDDEDKAEDTLLTLETLILEGTRVQILTKDSSGFFHVYIAQADGFGVIRFRKRGKIHRQHIGRLWNPSTLPQHYSLSGRKMKVASKGVWPVITIGETNADGSVQLVAGFETVLLRNLGSYLNFTYSVFVSPDDTWGNVQPDGTVTGIVGMVARHEVDFAIATVTITEGRASVVDFTLPYYYTALQLVSRVPGLKNRALAVMSPFTLQVWLIIAMIVLLMGPVMYADSYLLKKFLQESSPPLGLQWCSFNMFRNIVVQGNLIRSRFWSQRFLLFLWYFSCLIISALYSGMLTAVLAIPTYETPIDSLTDLPRAVKDGFVVGVMGDSSNENVFKVATSGIFKQTWELFDHKDRSRSFVAGPEIGMTRAMKEKFVFIISEGFSMSHARRFGSIRRYHFGREKFLPLNIGIACRSGFPYVESFSRA